One segment of Cynocephalus volans isolate mCynVol1 chromosome 8, mCynVol1.pri, whole genome shotgun sequence DNA contains the following:
- the LOC134383325 gene encoding uncharacterized protein LOC134383325: MSGRQVSRSNTYSCLSHPNNVYFPARTPGWPQCPRLNGVNSLKRPRIPNGNGSELSSYRGHLEQPFNPGSPRLPLQRICMGRPYNSKCVETSHLVNNPKVARKPACHGSPHCLLCTDRPSDPSSLTFLDHIIKGINYLDRSASAFCNNYHKTSLSLPRRTANYLERATNSLNLDNLDPCRPHSYSIPRANVATPDKSTNSTCMVTSTRGASALECLDDPTNTSCLRRPQCQNLNPTLPQRPGVKLPEIPLFSNGLFSLGSLPKFWEAIRSGWRAPEPISKPSSWW; encoded by the coding sequence ATGTCTGGACGCCAGGTGAGCCGTTCCAACACTTACAGCTGTTTGAGCCATCCCAACAATGTGTACTTTCCAGCCCGAACTCCAGGCTGGCCCCAATGCCCCAGGCTGAATGGGGTTAACAGCCTCAAGCGTCCCCGCATCCCTAATGGGAATGGCTCGGAGCTCAGCAGCTACAGAGGCCACTTGGAGCAGCCTTTCAACCCCGGCTCCCCCAGACTTCCACTGCAGAGAATCTGCATGGGCCGGCCCTACAACTCCAAGTGCGTAGAGACAAGTCATCTGGTGAACAACCCCAAGGTGGCCAGAAAGCCTGCTTGTCATGGCAGCCCCCACTGCCTGCTCTGTACAGACCGTCCCTCAGACCCCTCCAGCCTCACTTTCCTGGACCACATCATCAAAGGCATCAATTACCTAGACCGATCTGCCAGTGCCTTCTGCAACAACTACCACAAAACCTCACTAAGCCTGCCGAGGCGTACAGCCAACTATCTGGAACGAGCCACCAACTCCCTCAACCTGGACAACCTGGACCCCTGTAGGCCCCACAGTTACTCCATCCCCAGAGCCAATGTGGCTACCCCTGACAAGTCCACCAACAGCACCTGTATGGTGACATCCACCAGGGGTGCCAGTGCTTTGGAGTGCCTGGATGACCCTACCAACACAAGTTGCCTGCGCCGGCCTCAGTGCCAGAACCTCAACCCCACGCTGCCACAGAGGCCAGGTGTAAAGTTGCCTGAGATCCCCTTGTTCAGCAATGGGCTCTTTTCCTTAGGAAGTCTGCCCAAGTTCTGGGAAGCAATACGCTCAGGCTGGAGAGCCCCTGAACCCATCTCCAAACCCTCTAGCTGGTGGTGA